GGAAGGGCGGTCCATGCATGAAGTGGCGACATTCGTGTCTGAAAAGCTCTCCACTCTGGATTCAGTCTTATCAACGACCACACATTTTCAATTGAAGAAATATAAGCATGATGGAACGATCTTCGGGGATCAGGGCGAAGATAGAAGAATCGTGGTGTCACCATGACAACCAAGACATCGTACATAGCTCAATCCGTTAAGAATTTAAAGCCTTCAGGGATCAGGAAATTCTTCGATCTGGCTGCCAATATGGAAGGGGTCATTTCCTTAGGCGTAGGGGAGCCGGATTTCATCACCTCCTGGACGGTGAGGGAAGCGGCAATTCTATCCTTGGAACAGGGATATACCTCCTATACTGCGAATGCAGGACTTCTCGAATTGAGGGAAAAGATTGCCCGGTATATGAAAGACGGGTACTCGGTTGACTATGATCCGAAAACGGAAATCATCGTGACGGTCGGGGCTTCACAGGCACTTGATATCAGCATGAGGGCCATTATCGATCAGGGGGATGAAGTGATCATCGTCGAACCGGGCTTCGTTTCGTACGTTCCCCTCGTCCAATTGGCGGGAGGAGTGCCGGTAACAGTCGAAACCAAACCGGAAAATGGCTTCAAGGTTACAGCTGAAGAACTCGAAGCGGCCATTACGTCAAAGACAAAAGCTGTGCTGCTTTGTTCCCCGAACAATCCTACAGGGACGGTCCTTGAAAGGGGGAATTTAGAGAGTCTGGCTGAAGTGATCCGGAAGCATGACCTCGTCGTCTTCTCAGATGAAATTTATGCGGAGCTTGCCTATGACTCTCACCATGTATCCATCGCTTCCCTGGAAGACATGAGAAAAAGGACCATCGTCATAAACGGATTCTCGAAAGGGTTCGCCATGACGGGCTGGAGGCTCGGCTATATATGCGCCCCTGAAGAGATTGCTTCATCCTTATTGAAGATCCATCAGTACGCCATGATGTGTGCGTCGACGCCTGCACAATATGCAGCAGTCGAGGCACTGGATAAGGGGATGGACGATGTGATGGAAATGAAGAGAAGCTACCGTCACCGACGTCACTATTTCGTCGACTCCCTGAATGAATTGGGTTTAACATGCCACACCCCGGGAGGAGCGTTCTATGCCTTTCCTTCCATTCAAAAGACGGGAATGTCTTCCGGGGAATTTGCAGAAAAACTCCTGATGGAAGAAAAAGTGGCGGTTGTGCCCGGTAATGTATTCGGTAAAGGGGGAGAAGGGTTTATTCGTTGTTCTTATGCCTCGAGCATGGAGCAGCTGCAGGAAGCTGTGAAACGGATGAAGCGATTTGTGGAGAATCACAGTTAATGGGTTAGGGTTTATATTAAAGGATGCCTTGCACCGGATTACCGGTCGATGACAGGCATCCTTAAAAAAGGGCAAAAAAATAGGACGATACCATGATCGTCCAACAAATGAAAACAAAAGGGGGAATACTTAGAAAGCTTATTTTCAGTATGACCCCTTTTGTGTTTCTCTATACATTTTTATCAAAAAATATTTTTACGATTCATGTGTTTCATATTTTAATTCATATAGCATTTGCATCACCCTCAGAAAATCCTCTTCTGAGAATTCCTTGGCCTTGCGAAGGATGAGCTTCGTCCGCTTCGGACCCAGTTCTTTGATCAGCTGCTCCATCTCAGCGTCGACCCCTGTAGGAGTATGGTGACCCTTCACTTCCCGTTCCATGAGCTCGGAAGCAGGTATATCGAGAACAGTGGAAAGTTTAAGAATGGTTTGGGTGTCGGGAATCTGCAAATCAGATTCATATTTCTCAATCGTTTTCGTCCCCAATCGGGCCCGTAAAGCCAATTCCTGTTGAGACAATTTACGCTCTTCCCTTATTCGTTTCAGATTTTCACCAAAATGAGACATAGCAAAATCCCTCCTCATAAATGCCTTCCGTATATCTTTAGTTTATCACCAATTGGAAAAAATTAGCCCGATAACCCGTGAACAAAATGTTACATAAATAAGAGGTCCGTCCCTCATGTTGAGGGACGGACCTCTTAGGTTCACGATATGAAAACGAGTATGATCGCTACTGGTACGATGTAGCGCAGGAGGAAGATCCAGCTGTTGAACAAGCCCCTGGATATGGATGAACCGGATTGAAGTTCAGTCCAGACGTCCTCTCGTTTCATTCGGTACGATACGAAGATGGAAATGAGTAGTGCACCTACAGGCAATCCGAAATTACTCGTTATATAATCGGCAAAATCAAAGAAGTTCTTTCCTCCGATAAGAAATTCATTGAATACGCCAAATGATAGGGCACTCGGAATTCCCGAAATGAAAACGAGAATCCCGATAAGCCAGGTAAACGGCATTCGTTTCTTCTGATTCCCCTTGGACAAGGCAGCGACCCCGATTTCCAAGATGGAAAAAGCCGATGTCAGGGTAGCGAACAGTAACAGGATAAGGAACACGGTTAAGAATATCC
The DNA window shown above is from Rossellomorea vietnamensis and carries:
- a CDS encoding aminotransferase → MTTKTSYIAQSVKNLKPSGIRKFFDLAANMEGVISLGVGEPDFITSWTVREAAILSLEQGYTSYTANAGLLELREKIARYMKDGYSVDYDPKTEIIVTVGASQALDISMRAIIDQGDEVIIVEPGFVSYVPLVQLAGGVPVTVETKPENGFKVTAEELEAAITSKTKAVLLCSPNNPTGTVLERGNLESLAEVIRKHDLVVFSDEIYAELAYDSHHVSIASLEDMRKRTIVINGFSKGFAMTGWRLGYICAPEEIASSLLKIHQYAMMCASTPAQYAAVEALDKGMDDVMEMKRSYRHRRHYFVDSLNELGLTCHTPGGAFYAFPSIQKTGMSSGEFAEKLLMEEKVAVVPGNVFGKGGEGFIRCSYASSMEQLQEAVKRMKRFVENHS
- a CDS encoding helix-turn-helix domain-containing protein; this encodes MSHFGENLKRIREERKLSQQELALRARLGTKTIEKYESDLQIPDTQTILKLSTVLDIPASELMEREVKGHHTPTGVDAEMEQLIKELGPKRTKLILRKAKEFSEEDFLRVMQMLYELKYETHES